A section of the Alkalihalobacillus sp. LMS39 genome encodes:
- a CDS encoding recombinase family protein, with protein MRVILYARVSTEKQEQQRSLERQIEELIQLAKACQYNIIDTISERKSGYDFEREGMLQVLDLLKRDEADAVLIQDDTRLGRGNMKIAVLHQILKMEKKVITLNNQSEFIPNDIDAMLLEIVSIVEEHQRKLHNMKIKRGMKKAIREGFRPENNLPQYNRSGGRDKKEVPLEEIIKLREKNLTFAEITSVLKGLGYNVSKATVNRRYLEYIETIEQDS; from the coding sequence GTGAGAGTCATACTTTATGCTCGTGTAAGCACGGAAAAACAAGAACAACAGCGGTCGTTAGAACGTCAAATAGAAGAACTAATTCAACTAGCAAAAGCATGTCAATACAATATTATAGACACCATTTCAGAACGGAAAAGTGGGTATGATTTTGAGCGGGAAGGCATGTTACAGGTTCTTGATTTATTAAAACGTGACGAGGCAGATGCCGTTTTGATTCAAGACGATACAAGACTTGGAAGAGGGAACATGAAGATTGCCGTTCTTCATCAAATATTAAAAATGGAGAAAAAGGTCATTACATTAAATAATCAATCAGAGTTCATCCCAAATGATATCGATGCGATGTTGTTAGAGATTGTAAGCATAGTAGAAGAACATCAACGAAAATTACATAATATGAAAATAAAAAGAGGAATGAAAAAGGCGATTCGTGAAGGATTTCGACCGGAAAACAATCTTCCCCAATACAATAGGAGCGGGGGAAGAGACAAAAAAGAGGTTCCGCTTGAAGAAATTATAAAGTTACGAGAAAAAAACTTAACATTTGCAGAAATTACTTCTGTTTTAAAAGGGTTAGGTTATAACGTATCGAAAGCAACTGTAAATCGGAGATATTTGGAATATATCGAAACAATAGAGCAAGACAGTTGA
- the lexA gene encoding transcriptional repressor LexA produces the protein MSKLTKRQQEILDFIKSQVQAKGYPPSVREIGEAVGLASSSTVHGHLSRLEKKGLIRRDPTKPRAIEVITDDNQTIPPNSNHIAENQTIYAPVIGKVTAGNPITAIENVEEYIPLPQHFLSGENVFVLVIDGESMIEAGIFDGDMVIVRQQQTASNGDIIVAMTEDDEATVKRFFKEKDHIRLQPENSSMEPIILQNCTVLGKVIGVFRTIH, from the coding sequence ATGTCAAAACTAACAAAGCGGCAACAAGAAATCTTAGACTTTATTAAATCTCAAGTTCAAGCAAAAGGATATCCACCATCTGTTCGTGAAATCGGCGAAGCTGTTGGACTAGCCTCTAGCTCCACTGTCCATGGACATTTATCACGCCTTGAAAAAAAAGGGCTGATTCGAAGGGACCCTACGAAACCTCGTGCGATTGAAGTCATCACTGATGACAATCAAACAATACCTCCTAACTCGAACCATATTGCAGAAAACCAAACGATTTATGCTCCTGTAATTGGTAAAGTAACAGCTGGTAACCCTATTACAGCGATTGAAAATGTGGAAGAATATATTCCATTACCACAACATTTTTTATCTGGTGAAAATGTTTTTGTTCTCGTTATCGATGGTGAAAGTATGATAGAAGCTGGAATCTTTGACGGAGACATGGTCATCGTCCGACAACAACAAACCGCTTCAAATGGAGATATTATTGTTGCTATGACAGAAGATGATGAAGCAACAGTAAAACGTTTCTTTAAGGAAAAAGACCATATTCGATTACAACCAGAAAATTCATCAATGGAACCTATTATCCTTCAAAATTGTACTGTTTTAGGAAAAGTGATTGGCGTATTCCGCACAATACACTAA
- a CDS encoding lytic polysaccharide monooxygenase: MKVVGKTFCFISVFLTSLVILMAFAASVSAHGYVSSPESRGLLCAQGVNEDCGGVMYEPQSLEGPGNFPIGGPVDGEIAGANVFPKLNEQTEHRWTKVPMESGAYTFEWTLTAAHASDNWDYYITRETWDPNAPLTRADLELFCSYDDNGARPPFTVTHHCVIPERSGYHIILAYWEVADTPMGFYNVIDVDFNGGHVDPDPNEPVDPPGDGGEDDDIQQWQANTVYVNGDLVRYEGVIYIARWWTQNDIPGQSAVWSVYSKEDEKDEPGDYPIWDPNHIYVSGDHVLHQTSLYEALWWTLGEEPGNSSVWVRIE; encoded by the coding sequence ATGAAGGTAGTTGGGAAAACGTTTTGTTTTATATCAGTTTTTTTGACGAGTTTGGTTATTCTAATGGCATTTGCCGCTAGTGTATCAGCTCATGGTTATGTAAGTAGTCCAGAAAGTCGTGGGCTCCTTTGTGCACAAGGTGTAAATGAGGATTGTGGTGGAGTTATGTACGAGCCACAAAGTTTAGAAGGACCTGGTAATTTTCCAATTGGCGGGCCAGTTGATGGTGAAATTGCTGGGGCAAATGTCTTTCCAAAACTAAATGAACAAACCGAACACCGTTGGACAAAAGTGCCTATGGAAAGTGGGGCTTATACGTTCGAATGGACATTAACAGCAGCACATGCGTCTGATAATTGGGATTACTATATTACGAGGGAAACATGGGACCCAAATGCGCCGTTAACAAGAGCGGATTTAGAATTATTTTGTTCATATGATGACAATGGCGCAAGACCACCTTTTACTGTGACACATCATTGTGTAATTCCAGAACGTTCCGGATATCATATTATATTAGCATATTGGGAAGTAGCTGATACACCAATGGGTTTTTATAATGTAATAGATGTTGATTTTAATGGTGGTCATGTGGATCCAGATCCGAACGAACCTGTAGACCCACCTGGAGATGGTGGAGAAGATGATGACATACAGCAATGGCAGGCAAATACTGTTTATGTAAACGGAGATTTAGTCCGTTATGAAGGTGTAATTTATATCGCTAGATGGTGGACTCAAAATGACATTCCGGGCCAATCAGCGGTTTGGAGTGTTTATTCCAAAGAAGATGAAAAGGACGAACCGGGTGATTATCCAATTTGGGATCCAAATCACATTTATGTAAGTGGTGACCATGTTCTTCATCAAACTTCTTTGTATGAGGCATTATGGTGGACATTAGGTGAAGAACCTGGGAATAGTAGTGTATGGGTCCGTATCGAATAA
- a CDS encoding YjcZ family sporulation protein, with protein MSGVAGAGYGAGYGGFALLIVLFILLVIIGASWYGGYGAY; from the coding sequence ATGAGCGGAGTAGCAGGTGCAGGATACGGAGCAGGTTACGGTGGGTTTGCGTTATTAATCGTTTTATTCATTTTATTAGTCATCATTGGTGCTAGTTGGTATGGTGGCTACGGAGCATATTAA
- the glnA gene encoding type I glutamate--ammonia ligase, whose protein sequence is MSKFSKEDILRIAQEEGVRFIRLQFTDLLGVIKNVEIPADQLPKALDNQMMFDGSSIEGFVRIEESDMYLYPDLNTWVIFPWTADKGKVARLICDVYQPSKPGEAPTPFAGDPRGILKRVLKEAEELGFTAFNVGPEPEFFLFKNDEKGEPTLELNDKGGYFDLAPTDLGENARRDIVLELEDMGFEIEASHHEVAPGQHEIDFKYADAIKACDDIQTFKLVVKTIARKHGLHATFMPKPLFGVNGSGMHCNMSLFRGKENAFFDPNTETQLSETAMQFLAGILEHAPAFTAITNPIVNSYKRLVPGYEAPVYVAWSLRNRSPLVRIPNSRGLSTRVEVRSPDPSANPYLAMAVMLAAGLDGIKRKLTPAAATDRNIYIMNKEEREEAGIRDLPATLKEAIEQLVASDVLVNALGEHAIDHFVEAKEIEWDMFRTQVHPWERDQYMTIY, encoded by the coding sequence ATGTCAAAGTTTTCAAAAGAAGATATTTTACGCATTGCCCAAGAGGAAGGCGTTCGTTTTATTCGTCTTCAATTTACAGATTTACTAGGAGTTATTAAAAACGTTGAAATTCCTGCTGACCAATTGCCAAAGGCATTAGACAATCAAATGATGTTTGATGGTTCTTCAATTGAAGGTTTCGTAAGGATTGAAGAGTCTGATATGTACTTATATCCTGATCTTAATACATGGGTCATTTTCCCATGGACTGCGGATAAAGGAAAAGTAGCCCGTTTAATTTGTGATGTTTATCAACCAAGTAAACCAGGTGAGGCACCTACACCATTTGCTGGTGACCCGCGTGGTATTTTAAAACGTGTGTTAAAAGAAGCAGAAGAGTTAGGGTTCACAGCGTTTAATGTTGGACCAGAACCTGAATTTTTCCTTTTCAAAAATGATGAAAAAGGAGAGCCGACACTAGAGTTAAATGATAAAGGTGGTTACTTCGACTTAGCGCCAACAGACTTAGGCGAAAATGCTCGTCGTGATATCGTTCTTGAACTTGAAGATATGGGCTTTGAAATTGAAGCTTCTCACCATGAAGTTGCTCCAGGTCAACATGAAATTGATTTTAAATATGCCGATGCGATTAAAGCGTGTGATGATATCCAAACGTTTAAGCTAGTAGTAAAAACGATTGCGCGTAAACATGGATTACATGCAACGTTTATGCCGAAACCTTTATTTGGTGTTAACGGTTCTGGAATGCATTGCAACATGTCATTATTCCGTGGCAAAGAAAATGCATTTTTTGACCCAAATACCGAAACACAATTAAGTGAAACAGCAATGCAATTTTTAGCGGGTATTCTTGAGCATGCTCCAGCGTTTACAGCGATTACAAATCCAATTGTAAACTCTTATAAGCGATTAGTTCCTGGCTACGAAGCACCTGTTTATGTTGCATGGTCACTGCGTAACCGCAGTCCACTTGTACGTATTCCAAATTCACGTGGATTAAGTACTCGTGTTGAAGTTCGTAGTCCAGACCCGTCGGCTAACCCATATTTGGCAATGGCAGTCATGTTAGCAGCAGGATTAGATGGAATTAAGCGTAAGTTAACACCAGCAGCTGCAACAGACCGCAACATTTATATTATGAATAAAGAAGAGCGTGAAGAAGCTGGAATTAGAGATTTACCAGCGACATTAAAAGAAGCGATTGAACAATTAGTTGCTAGTGATGTCCTAGTGAACGCACTTGGTGAACATGCGATTGACCATTTCGTAGAAGCGAAAGAGATCGAATGGGATATGTTCCGCACCCAGGTACATCCTTGGGAACGCGACCAATATATGACAATTTATTAA
- a CDS encoding MerR family transcriptional regulator gives MNDQIRRTMPLFPIGIVKQLTELSARQIRYYEEHGLVHPVRTNGNQRLFSFHDVEKLLEIKALIEKGVNLSGIKELLAIKEQHTEPSEVTQPEISEKELRKHLKNELLMAGRNGKASIIQGQLSRFFH, from the coding sequence ATGAATGACCAAATACGTCGAACGATGCCATTGTTTCCAATTGGGATTGTTAAACAATTAACAGAATTATCAGCAAGGCAAATTCGATATTATGAGGAACATGGATTAGTGCACCCTGTCCGGACAAATGGAAACCAACGTTTGTTTTCCTTTCATGATGTAGAGAAACTTCTTGAGATTAAAGCGTTAATTGAAAAAGGAGTAAATCTATCTGGAATTAAAGAATTACTAGCAATCAAAGAACAACATACAGAACCTTCAGAAGTGACACAGCCTGAAATTAGTGAAAAAGAGTTACGAAAACATTTGAAAAACGAGTTGCTCATGGCTGGAAGAAATGGAAAAGCGTCCATCATTCAAGGACAATTGTCTCGTTTCTTTCATTAA
- a CDS encoding methionine gamma-lyase family protein has translation MYETFTHKESIERIATHAEEKIKESHAEIEKMIEKNQLRVLDVFQQHQVSDFHFTPSTGYGYDDVGRDTLEQIYADVFGGEAALVRPQIISGTHAIATALFGLLRPGDELLYITGAPYDTLEEVVGVRGENNGSLKEFGISYNVIPLQENGSVNLEAVKQAISEKTKVIGIQRSKGYANRPSFFIEEIEKMIQAVKSVKADVIVFVDNCYGEFVESKEPCHVEADIMAGSLIKNPGGGIVKTGGYLVGKKELIELASYRLAAPGIGAEGGASLYSLLEMYQGFFLAPHVVGQALKGALFTAACLQSVGMTTSPGWEEKRTDLIQAVEFSSAKSMVAFCQAIQKASPINSHVVPTPSPMPGYEDPVIMAAGTFIQGASIELSADGPLRPPFRAYVQGGLTYAHVKIAVLKAVDRLIDEGFIQV, from the coding sequence ATGTACGAGACATTTACACATAAAGAATCGATTGAGCGTATTGCAACACATGCAGAGGAGAAAATAAAAGAATCTCATGCTGAGATTGAAAAAATGATTGAAAAAAATCAATTGCGTGTTTTAGATGTTTTTCAACAACATCAAGTTTCTGATTTTCATTTCACCCCATCTACTGGATACGGGTATGATGATGTCGGTCGTGATACATTAGAGCAAATTTATGCTGATGTATTTGGAGGTGAGGCGGCTTTAGTTCGGCCTCAAATCATTTCAGGAACACATGCGATTGCGACCGCCTTATTTGGTCTATTACGTCCAGGAGATGAATTACTTTATATTACTGGTGCACCATACGATACGTTAGAAGAAGTCGTAGGTGTTCGTGGTGAAAATAATGGTTCACTCAAAGAATTCGGGATAAGTTACAATGTTATTCCATTACAAGAAAATGGTTCTGTTAATTTGGAGGCAGTGAAACAAGCGATATCAGAAAAAACGAAAGTCATTGGCATTCAACGTTCTAAAGGCTATGCAAATCGTCCTTCTTTTTTTATTGAAGAAATAGAAAAGATGATCCAAGCGGTAAAATCAGTAAAAGCAGATGTGATTGTGTTTGTTGATAATTGTTATGGAGAATTTGTAGAGTCTAAAGAGCCATGTCATGTAGAAGCCGATATTATGGCAGGGTCACTCATTAAAAACCCAGGTGGCGGAATTGTCAAAACGGGAGGATATTTAGTCGGGAAAAAGGAGCTCATCGAATTAGCATCTTATCGCCTAGCCGCACCAGGAATCGGTGCTGAAGGCGGAGCGTCTTTATATAGCTTGCTTGAAATGTATCAAGGATTTTTTCTTGCGCCACACGTTGTTGGACAAGCATTAAAAGGAGCATTGTTTACCGCAGCTTGTTTACAATCTGTTGGAATGACGACAAGTCCAGGTTGGGAAGAAAAGCGGACAGATTTAATACAAGCTGTGGAGTTTTCAAGTGCAAAGAGCATGGTTGCTTTTTGTCAAGCGATTCAAAAAGCGTCGCCGATTAACTCACATGTTGTACCAACACCGAGTCCAATGCCGGGGTATGAAGACCCTGTCATCATGGCAGCGGGAACGTTTATTCAAGGGGCAAGTATTGAATTGTCTGCCGATGGACCATTACGTCCACCATTTCGAGCGTATGTTCAAGGCGGTTTAACATATGCTCATGTTAAAATTGCGGTTTTAAAAGCGGTTGACCGTTTAATTGATGAGGGATTTATCCAGGTGTGA
- the hflX gene encoding GTPase HflX: MIETKEKDREVAILVGCHTLAVTEESFLYSMEELASLTGTAEGVVAATVTQKRDKLDAATYIGRGKVEEVAKLVEEHEADLVIFNDELTSSQVRNLSSACDARIIDRTQLILDIFSRRAQSKEGKLQVELAQLNYLLPRLTGRGLALSRLGGGIGTRGPGETQLETDRRHIRRRMDDIKGQLQAITTHRSRYRERRKLNQVLQVTLVGYTNAGKSTILNRLTEAETVEENLLFATLDPTTKRMKLPSGLTVLLSDTVGFIQDLPTALIAAFRSTLEEVVEGDLLLHVVDGSNPNHTDHEKTVMKLLEELKATHIPMLTVYNKADKITDEQSLLQTKNSIVVSALQPDDLKKLKQEVETMIKDQLEFYRVFIPAGDGKLLARCKQETVLEEQVWNDEKEGYELAGYVHPDVSLAPLLKNLKK; this comes from the coding sequence TTGATTGAAACAAAAGAGAAAGATCGTGAAGTCGCCATTCTTGTCGGTTGCCACACACTTGCGGTAACAGAAGAGTCGTTTTTATATTCGATGGAAGAATTAGCATCATTAACAGGGACAGCAGAAGGAGTTGTTGCTGCGACAGTTACCCAAAAAAGGGACAAGCTTGATGCGGCAACTTATATTGGCCGTGGAAAAGTAGAAGAAGTCGCCAAATTGGTTGAAGAGCATGAGGCTGACCTTGTCATTTTTAATGATGAATTAACGTCAAGTCAAGTTCGTAATTTAAGTTCGGCATGTGATGCACGAATTATCGATAGAACACAATTGATCCTTGATATCTTTTCTAGGAGAGCTCAATCGAAAGAAGGGAAATTACAAGTTGAACTTGCGCAATTAAACTATTTATTACCTCGTTTAACAGGACGTGGACTAGCCCTTTCCCGACTAGGTGGTGGGATAGGAACAAGAGGCCCTGGGGAAACACAATTAGAAACCGATCGTCGCCACATTCGAAGAAGAATGGATGATATTAAAGGGCAATTACAAGCCATTACAACACATCGTTCTAGATATCGTGAGCGTCGAAAATTAAATCAAGTGCTTCAAGTGACGCTTGTTGGGTATACGAACGCAGGGAAGTCTACGATATTGAACAGACTTACAGAAGCGGAAACAGTGGAGGAAAATTTATTATTTGCCACGTTAGATCCGACAACGAAACGGATGAAGCTACCGTCAGGCCTTACCGTTCTTTTATCTGATACGGTTGGGTTTATTCAAGACTTACCTACAGCTTTAATTGCTGCCTTTCGCTCCACGTTAGAAGAAGTAGTCGAAGGGGACCTATTATTACATGTTGTAGATGGATCAAACCCAAACCATACAGACCATGAGAAGACGGTCATGAAGTTATTAGAAGAGTTAAAGGCTACTCATATTCCGATGTTAACGGTTTACAATAAAGCTGACAAAATTACAGATGAACAAAGTTTACTGCAAACGAAAAACAGCATAGTCGTTTCAGCACTTCAACCAGATGATTTGAAAAAGTTAAAACAAGAAGTAGAAACGATGATAAAAGACCAATTGGAATTTTACCGAGTGTTTATTCCAGCAGGGGATGGGAAGTTATTAGCAAGATGTAAACAAGAAACGGTTCTTGAAGAGCAAGTATGGAATGACGAAAAAGAAGGGTATGAATTAGCAGGGTATGTTCATCCGGATGTATCATTGGCCCCGTTATTAAAGAATTTAAAAAAATAG
- the spoVK gene encoding stage V sporulation protein K produces the protein MNPAMTRRRSQINVVLNQNRGKSSQANQFQFLNEEERDKHYVLERIESELKSLVGLSDIKQFLKEVYAWLYINNCRQEHGLKASKQALHMIFKGNPGTGKTSVARLIAKFFHEMEVLSKGHLIEVERADLVGEYIGHTAQKTREVIKKASGGILFIDEAYSLSRGGEKDFGKEAIDTLVKAMEDQQHDFVLILAGYSKEMDYFMSLNPGLPSRFPLTVDFPDYTTEELMKMTELMLAEREYLITKDGERKIRELVKKGKEDKTQPFSNGRYVRNIIEQAIRKQAVRLLVEKNHDRNMLATLDGRDFEFEKSTVHPFS, from the coding sequence ATGAATCCAGCAATGACTCGCAGAAGAAGTCAAATCAACGTTGTGTTAAATCAGAATCGAGGAAAATCATCGCAGGCCAATCAATTCCAATTCCTTAATGAGGAGGAGCGCGACAAGCATTATGTGTTAGAACGAATTGAAAGTGAATTAAAAAGCTTAGTCGGGCTTTCGGATATTAAGCAATTTTTAAAAGAAGTATATGCTTGGTTATATATTAATAATTGTCGGCAAGAGCATGGGTTAAAAGCCTCAAAGCAAGCTCTCCATATGATCTTTAAAGGAAATCCAGGCACGGGTAAGACATCAGTGGCAAGATTAATCGCCAAGTTTTTTCATGAAATGGAAGTATTATCAAAAGGCCATTTAATTGAAGTTGAAAGAGCCGATTTAGTCGGTGAATACATCGGACATACCGCACAAAAAACGAGAGAAGTGATAAAAAAAGCGAGTGGTGGCATTTTATTTATAGATGAAGCCTATTCTTTGTCTCGTGGTGGGGAAAAGGATTTTGGAAAAGAGGCTATTGATACACTTGTAAAAGCGATGGAAGATCAGCAACATGATTTTGTGTTGATTTTAGCTGGATATTCAAAGGAAATGGATTACTTCATGTCTCTAAATCCAGGTCTACCATCAAGATTTCCATTAACGGTTGATTTTCCAGACTATACAACAGAAGAATTAATGAAAATGACCGAATTAATGCTAGCTGAAAGAGAGTATTTAATTACAAAGGACGGGGAAAGAAAAATAAGAGAACTTGTGAAAAAGGGAAAAGAAGATAAAACTCAGCCGTTTAGCAATGGTCGATATGTACGAAATATCATCGAGCAAGCGATACGAAAGCAAGCTGTTAGACTACTTGTTGAAAAAAATCATGACCGGAATATGTTAGCAACGCTGGATGGTCGTGATTTTGAATTTGAAAAGTCCACTGTTCATCCGTTCTCATAA
- a CDS encoding tyrosine-type recombinase/integrase — MELLSQTIPEFESYLTSLQEKGRRPSTLRRYFYDLEDFYRWCQMTLSISSEKVTTITTKDLQLFFTYLEEERNYDTKTIKRFGTVLKQFYMYLVEAKVITTNPFIGVVYNKESDNHLKASDIISELEQQKLLASIRSPRFLTDNQLKARPFLNDRNESMIRLLLLYGLTLQELTSITMKDVHFEVNTIDIITDTTQSRPLVISNEDKQLLYTYYTTIPTPVRPRYYSDDPFFVAFDFQRNTYRWSYEIERPKALTDIAVQKMIRQEVRRASLRKGISAKHFRHTFAVQSLKNGLSLFELQEKMGLKTGQSLERYLLFLEQQY, encoded by the coding sequence GTGGAACTACTTAGTCAAACCATTCCCGAATTTGAAAGTTATTTAACCTCATTACAGGAAAAAGGACGACGCCCCTCAACTTTGAGACGTTATTTTTATGATTTAGAAGATTTTTATCGTTGGTGTCAAATGACACTTTCTATTTCGAGTGAAAAAGTAACTACCATAACGACAAAGGACTTGCAATTATTTTTTACCTATTTAGAAGAAGAACGCAACTATGATACAAAAACAATTAAACGATTTGGTACCGTTCTCAAGCAATTTTATATGTATTTGGTAGAAGCTAAAGTTATTACAACAAACCCGTTTATCGGTGTTGTGTATAACAAAGAAAGTGATAATCATTTAAAAGCATCGGATATTATAAGCGAATTAGAGCAACAGAAACTCTTGGCTAGCATTCGTTCCCCACGTTTTTTAACAGACAATCAATTAAAAGCAAGACCATTTCTCAATGATCGCAATGAAAGCATGATCCGTTTATTGCTTTTGTATGGATTAACACTACAAGAACTAACTTCCATCACGATGAAAGACGTCCATTTTGAGGTGAATACGATCGACATCATCACAGATACAACGCAAAGTCGCCCACTCGTTATCTCAAATGAAGATAAGCAACTTCTTTATACTTATTATACGACAATCCCAACACCAGTTAGACCAAGATATTATAGTGATGATCCTTTCTTTGTTGCGTTTGACTTTCAACGCAATACATATCGGTGGTCATATGAAATTGAACGACCAAAAGCGTTGACAGATATTGCTGTTCAGAAAATGATTCGTCAGGAAGTGAGACGCGCCTCTCTTCGCAAAGGAATTTCGGCCAAGCATTTCCGTCACACGTTTGCGGTTCAATCTTTGAAAAATGGACTGTCTCTTTTTGAACTCCAAGAAAAGATGGGATTAAAAACAGGGCAGTCACTAGAACGATATCTTCTGTTTCTAGAACAACAATATTAG
- the hfq gene encoding RNA chaperone Hfq, which produces MKQSVNIQDQFLNQLRKENIPVTVFLLNGFQLRGLIKGFDNFTVILESEGKQQLVYKHAISTFAPQRNVQLNVESDQS; this is translated from the coding sequence ATGAAGCAATCCGTAAACATTCAAGACCAATTTTTAAACCAATTACGCAAGGAAAATATTCCTGTTACCGTTTTCTTGTTAAATGGTTTTCAATTACGAGGTCTCATTAAAGGGTTTGATAATTTCACTGTTATTTTAGAGAGTGAAGGCAAACAACAACTTGTGTACAAGCATGCGATTTCAACATTTGCTCCGCAACGTAATGTTCAATTAAACGTTGAATCAGACCAGTCGTAA
- the miaA gene encoding tRNA (adenosine(37)-N6)-dimethylallyltransferase MiaA, translated as MKENLVVIVGPTAVGKTKLSVELAKLFNGEIISGDSMQVYKGMDIGTAKITTEEMDDVPHHLIDIKQPTESFSVAEFQQTVLPLVTRMNHEGKVPFLVGGTGLYVKAITHQYQFANVPSDEAYREELEQFAINHGKEALLEKLKNTDRKSYETLHPNNHRRVIRALEVYRVTGKTMEQYSQDEAKPSPYQLAMIGLTMDRKQLYDRIDLRVDKMIEAGLIEEAQFLYNKGVRNCQSVQAIGYKEIYDYIEGRVTVEQAIINLKQNSRRYAKRQLTWFRNKADVTWFDVTSAPMNENIVKISKFIEGKIGKKAK; from the coding sequence ATGAAGGAAAACTTAGTAGTTATTGTTGGTCCAACCGCAGTTGGGAAAACAAAATTGAGTGTGGAATTAGCGAAATTATTTAATGGTGAAATCATTAGCGGTGATTCTATGCAAGTATACAAAGGGATGGATATAGGAACCGCAAAAATTACAACAGAAGAAATGGATGATGTTCCACATCATCTTATCGATATAAAACAACCTACAGAATCTTTTTCTGTGGCTGAGTTTCAACAAACGGTGCTACCGTTAGTTACAAGAATGAATCATGAAGGGAAAGTACCATTTTTAGTTGGTGGAACTGGACTTTATGTCAAAGCTATTACACATCAATACCAGTTTGCGAATGTCCCATCAGATGAAGCGTATCGGGAGGAGCTAGAACAATTTGCAATCAATCACGGAAAAGAAGCTCTTCTTGAAAAATTAAAAAATACTGACCGAAAAAGCTATGAAACACTCCACCCTAACAATCATCGCCGTGTTATTCGGGCATTAGAAGTGTATCGAGTCACAGGAAAAACGATGGAACAATACAGTCAAGACGAAGCAAAGCCATCGCCATATCAATTAGCGATGATCGGGTTAACGATGGACCGAAAACAATTATATGACCGTATTGACTTACGTGTGGACAAGATGATTGAAGCAGGATTGATTGAAGAAGCTCAATTCTTATATAATAAGGGAGTTCGGAATTGCCAGTCTGTCCAAGCGATTGGATATAAGGAAATTTACGATTACATAGAAGGACGTGTTACAGTAGAGCAAGCCATTATAAATTTAAAGCAAAACTCAAGAAGGTATGCGAAAAGGCAATTAACATGGTTTCGTAACAAGGCGGATGTGACATGGTTTGACGTGACATCAGCACCGATGAATGAAAATATTGTAAAAATAAGCAAATTCATAGAAGGAAAGATAGGAAAAAAAGCGAAATAA
- a CDS encoding class I SAM-dependent methyltransferase codes for MIVTTAMKTAAKYKERAQQIANELGCRYIDRCDRSIQTLYTTYGADILIVSDKLYYYNAQRQEPFFFHPNSAMYRIKRIINGEDDPFVVASSLTIGQSVLDCTLGLGSDSIVASYVVGEQGSVTAIEANPMIAYLVKQGLPSFEINHPVIKKAMGRVDVIHRDSRDLLKEYPDDCFDVVYFDPMFEQSNLESDGISVLKSIAFHDTLNMETIEEAKRVAKRKVVLKDHWKTNRFEKFGFTVMKRKSASFHFGYIMID; via the coding sequence GTGATAGTCACTACGGCAATGAAAACAGCGGCGAAGTATAAAGAGCGTGCGCAACAAATAGCCAATGAGTTAGGTTGTCGCTATATTGACCGATGTGATCGCTCCATTCAAACATTGTATACGACATATGGTGCTGATATTCTTATCGTTTCTGACAAGCTTTATTATTACAATGCCCAGAGACAAGAACCGTTTTTCTTTCATCCCAACTCGGCGATGTACCGTATTAAACGGATAATAAACGGGGAAGATGACCCTTTTGTTGTCGCTTCTTCTTTAACAATTGGGCAGAGTGTACTTGATTGTACACTTGGATTAGGATCTGATAGTATCGTTGCTAGTTATGTTGTTGGGGAGCAAGGAAGTGTTACAGCGATTGAAGCGAATCCTATGATTGCTTATCTCGTCAAACAAGGTTTACCTTCGTTTGAGATTAATCATCCTGTAATAAAAAAAGCGATGGGACGAGTTGACGTTATTCATAGAGATTCACGAGACTTGTTAAAAGAATATCCGGATGATTGTTTTGATGTCGTCTATTTTGATCCGATGTTTGAACAAAGTAATCTTGAATCAGATGGAATTTCGGTTTTGAAATCTATCGCCTTTCATGATACGCTCAACATGGAAACGATAGAGGAAGCAAAACGAGTAGCCAAAAGGAAAGTTGTTTTAAAAGACCATTGGAAAACGAATCGTTTTGAAAAGTTTGGATTTACAGTTATGAAACGAAAAAGCGCTTCTTTTCACTTTGGATATATCATGATAGATTAA